Genomic segment of Acidimicrobiales bacterium:
AGGCCGTGGGGGTCGTCGAAGTCGACGCCGTGGTCGAAGGCGAGGGTGACGTGCGTCTTGGTGGGGCTGACGATGGCGAGCATCTTGTTGCCCTTCCAGGCCGGCGAGCCGTAGGTGATCACCTCTTCGACGTCCGGCGCCACCTCGGCCACGAGCTCACGGAGCCGGCGCACGGTCGCCTCGTGCTGCGGCGGCAACTTGGTCCTGACGTACTCGTCGACATCCGCGCTGCTCACGACCACACCCCTCGTCTGCGGGCGCACACCATACCTACCCGACCGACCCGGCCGGCCGTCGCCGTGTGCCATCTTGGACAGGTGGATCCCCTGTCCAACCCCGGAGATTCGTCGCCGCCCGGTTCGCCGAGCACCGGCCCCGCCCGACGCCCGACGAGCCGGGTGTGGGTGGTCGCCATGTCCCTGGTCGTCGTCACCGGTCTCGGAGGTGCCGCCCTGGCAACGACCGGTGGCTCCGACGATGACGGCCCGCCGACGACGATCCCCGGACCGTCCCCCGAGGAGGAGGCGGCGGCGACGCTGGAGTGCGTCATCGAGCCGAACCCGCCGGGGACATCGGCGGTGTGGGGCCTGGTGAGCGCCCGCGGTGAGATCACCAACCGCTCCGCCGATGCCACCCGCACCTACGGGGTCGACATCGACTTCCTCGACGTCGCGGGCAACGTCGTCGCTACTCGGGGAGCGCCCGCCATCGTCGTCGAGCCTGGCCGCACGGAGGAGTTCAGCACGGGGCCACCTTGGCCC
This window contains:
- a CDS encoding DUF1801 domain-containing protein; the protein is MSSADVDEYVRTKLPPQHEATVRRLRELVAEVAPDVEEVITYGSPAWKGNKMLAIVSPTKTHVTLAFDHGVDFDDPHGLLEGVGKRSRHVKLKTVDDIDEAALRDYFTQAVAIDSA